The following proteins are encoded in a genomic region of Glycine max cultivar Williams 82 chromosome 18, Glycine_max_v4.0, whole genome shotgun sequence:
- the LOC100801837 gene encoding formin-like protein 1, with the protein MQTFFLYLFLFFLLCALHQLASSQPFFLNRRILHEPFVPLTTLPPSEAPKPQPSPSSHKQKPKPKYPSSTIPTTSTTTTTIPTPTTTTPQSPFFPLYPSSPPPPSPITFASFPANISSLILPHSPKPNSSSNKLLPVALSAVAAAVLAIIISAVVCYRRRRSPPLAADGKLIRSDTDLRLLPRNTETAVETRKLRHTSSTSSEFLYLGTVVNSHIIEDGADVSDAGGDRKMESPELRPLPPLARQASLPLPTYDEAGFTTAEEEEDDEEFYSPRGSSLGGSGGTGSASRRIFATGGRSVISSSCPSSSSASPERPHSIATASSSSRRTQPKSPENYNHQHVQSSPSSPSLCSTPDRVFTEHNSNEALSACSHAHAASSSSSLHEGTLEKNEDALSSSSSSSPPRAPRRLSNASSSSAFSLTSSLEKVTRNHTFDQSPRMSSVSDGLMLPGLSSVPLSPALLSSPETERGTFSGLRTGSFGAAATQRKHWNISDMSLTPPFDEIGTVPVPAPAPPPLPQRKHWEIPGSAPPPPPPLPWQRKQWGVPSPAMRPSTPVSRPPELVPPSRSFVLQNQGTNVELPASLGEIEEISKPKLKPLHWDKVRTTSDREMVWDQMKSSSFKLNEKMIETLFVVNTSNPKPKDATTNSVFPLPNQEERILDPKKSQNISILLKALNVTIEEVCEALLEGSTDTLGTELLESLLRMAPSKEEERKLKEHKDDSPTKLGLAEFFLKAVLDVPFAFKRIEAMLYIANFESEVEYLRTSFQTLEAACEELRHCRMFLKLLEAVLKTGNRMNVGTNRGDAEAFKLDTLLKLADVKGADGKTTLLHFVVQEIIRTEGARLSRTNQTPSSTLSEDAKCRRLGLQFVSSLSSELANVKKAAAMDSEVLNSDVLKLSKGIASIAEVVQLNQTMASDESSQKFTESMNKFIRMAEEEIPKIQAQESVTSTLVKEITEYFHGNLTKEEAHPFRIFLVVRDFLAVLDRVCKEVGMINERTMVSSAHKFPVPVNPMLPQSLPGLHERQQYNNSSDDDSSSSSP; encoded by the exons ATGCAAACCTTCTTCTTgtaccttttccttttcttcttgttatGTGCACTTCACCAACTAGCCTCATCCCAACCCTTCTTCCTCAATAGAAGGATTCTCCATGAACCCTTTGTTCCTTTAACCACTCTTCCACCTTCTGAAGCACCAAAACCACAACCTTCTCCTTCAAGCCataaacaaaaaccaaaacccAAATATCCATCATCCACCATTCCCACAACCTCTACCACTACCACAACAATACCAACACCAACTACAACTACACCACAATCACCATTTTTCCCATTATACCCTTCTTCCCCACCACCTCCTTCTCCAATCACCTTTGCCTCCTTCCCTGCCAATATTTCCTctctcattcttcctcactcCCCCAAACCCAATTCTTCCTCCAACAAACTCCTCCCCGTCGCTCTCTCCGCCGTCGCCGCCGCGGTCCTTGCTATAATCATCTCTGCCGTCGTCTGTTACCGCCGTCGCCGGAGCCCTCCCCTCGCTGCCGACGGCAAACTTATCCGATCCGACACCGACCTCCGCCTGCTCCCGCGCAATACCGAAACCGCCGTGGAAACTCGCAAGCTCCGGCACACGTCTTCCACCAGCTCCGAGTTTCTTTACCTCGGAACTGTAGTTAACTCGCACATAATTGAAGATGGCGCCGACGTCTCCGACGCCGGCGGCGACCGGAAAATGGAATCGCCGGAGCTCCGACCGCTTCCGCCGCTTGCGCGACAAGCTTCTTTGCCGCTGCCGACGTACGACGAGGCGGGGTTCACCACcgcggaggaggaggaggacgaTGAGGAGTTTTACTCTCCGAGAGGCTCATCGTTGGGAGGCTCCGGCGGAACCGGATCGGCTTCCCGGCGAATTTTCGCCACCGGAGGAAGAAGCGTGATCTCTAGTTCGTGCCCTTCCTCTTCTTCCGCCTCGCCGGAAAGGCCTCATTCTATCGCGACGGCGAGTTCGAGTTCCCGGAGAACCCAGCCAAAGTCGCCGGAAAATTACAACCACCAACACGTGcaatcttctccttcttctccttcgtTGTGCTCAACACCAGATAGGGTTTTCACTGAAcataattcaaatgaagcattAAGTGCATGTTCACATGCACATGcagcatcatcatcatcatcattacatGAAGGAAcattggagaaaaatgaagatgcattatcatcatcatcatcatcatcaccaccacGAGCGCCACGGAGACTATCTAATGCTTCTTCGTCTTCGGCATTTTCTCTAACATCTTCGCTGGAGAAGGTAACACGTAATCACACTTTCGATCAGTCTCCAAGAATGTCGAGTGTCTCCGACGGACTAATGTTACCGGGTTTGTCATCAGTGCCTTTGTCACCCGCCCTATTGTCATCACCGGAAACCGAAAGAGGAACATTTAGTGGATTAAGAACAGGTTCTTTTGGTGCGGCTGCGACGCAGAGGAAACACTGGAATATTTCCGACATGTCACTAACACCACCCTTTGATGAAATTGGAACGGTTCCGGTTCCGGCTCCGGCTCCTCCACCTTTGCCACAGAGGAAGCACTGGGAGATTCCGGGCTCTGCTCCGCCACCGCCGCCACCATTGCCATGGCAAAGGAAGCAGTGGGGAGTGCCATCGCCGGCAATGAGGCCGTCGACACCGGTGTCAAGGCCGCCAGAATTGGTGCCTCCTTCGAGGTCTTTTGTGTTGCAAAACCAAGGAACCAATGTTGAGTTGCCGGCGAGTTTGGGGGAAATTGAAGAGATTAGTAAACCAAAATTGAAGCCCCTGCATTGGGACAAAGTGAGAACGACCTCTGATCGTGAAATGGTGTGGGATCAGATGAAGTCCAGCTCGTTTAA ATTGAATGAGAAAATGATTGAAACATTGTTTGTAGTGAACACATCAAACCCAAAACCCAAGGACGCAACTACGAACTCAGTTTTTCCCCTGCCAAATCAGGAGGAAAGAATACTTGATCCTAAAAAGTCTCAGAATATTTCAATCTTGCTGAAAGCACTTAATGTCACTATAGAAGAAGTGTGTGAAGCACTTTTAGAAG GAAGTACTGATACACTTGGAACAGAATTACTTGAAAGCTTATTAAGAATGGCACCAAGCAAGGAAGAAGAACGTAAGTTGAAGGAACATAAAGATGACTCACCAACCAAGCTTGGTCTagctgaattttttttgaagGCAGTGCTTGATGTACCTTTCGCATTTAAAAGAATTGAAGCAATGCTTTACATAGCCAATTTTGAGTCTGAAGTGGAGTATCTTAGGACATCCTTTCAAACTCTAGAG GCTGCCTGTGAAGAGCTGCGACATTGTAGAATGTTCTTGAAGCTTTTGGAGGCTGTACTTAAAACTGGGAACCGCATGAATGTGGGGACCAACCGCGGGGATGCAGAGGCATTCAAACTTGATACTCTTCTCAAGCTGGCCGATGTCAAAGGCGCAGATGGCAAAACCACTCTACTGCATTTTGTTGTACAGGAAATTATTCGAACCGAAGGTGCTCGTCTCTCCAGAACTAATCAAACTCCAAGCTCTACTTTGAGTGAAGATGCCAAGTGTAGGAGGCTTGGCCTTCAATTTGTATCAAGCCTGAGTTCCGAGCTAGCAAATGTGAAGAAGGCTGCTGCTATGGATTCTGAAGTTCTCAACAGTGATGTCTTAAAACTTTCGAAAGGAATTGCAAGCATAGCAGAAGTTGTGCAATTAAACCAAACCATGGCATCAGATGAAAGCAGTCAGAAATTCACAGAATCAATGAACAAATTCATCAGAATGGCTGAGGAGGAAATTCCAAAAATTCAAGCCCAAGAAAGTGTTACTTCCACCCTTGTGAAGGAGATTACAGAGTATTTTCATGGAAATTTGACAAAGGAAGAAGCTCATCCATTTAGAATCTTCTTGGTTGTAAGAGACTTCCTAGCAGTTCTTGACCGGGTCTGCAAAGAAGTTGGAATGATAAATGAGAGAACTATGGTTAGTTCAGCTCATAAATTCCCTGTGCCAGTTAACCCTATGCTTCCACAATCCCTTCCTGGGTTACATGAGAGGCAACAGTATAATAACTCTTCAGATGATGATAGTTCTTCTTCATCACCATAG
- the LOC100808729 gene encoding rhodanese-like domain-containing protein 4A, chloroplastic, translating into MDSLSLLLSPYPLSTKTHKFSTLKPFSHFSNPKIPPSQPHSPSLSALQTPSLNSLQNPLTKPFLSFTMLNLFTPLPCLADVASDDAGKINLESVLVSIDNFFNRYPFFVAGCTFIWLVVIPLAEEYLKKCKFVSAIDAFRKLRDDPNAQLLDIRDEKNVRFLKSSNLKMFEKEVAQVEFAEDGNEDEFVKKVLGRFKDAPNTVVCVLDSFDGNSMKVAEVLFKNGFKEAYAIRGGVRGQQGWMAIQDSLLPPSVHIRKRVKASKKLNTNGNGAIQQNDSNNNSSLTQDRSSVENQTTDDGHVKSSVEFISEVKTGSVASSSPYPNYPDLKPPSSPTPSKPQ; encoded by the exons ATGGATTCTCTGTCTCTTCTTCTCTCCCCTTATCCACTCTCCACCAAAACCCACAAATTCAGCACCTTGAAACCCTTCTCTCATTTCTCAAACCCTAAAATACCACCTTCTCAACCCCATTCACCCTCTCTTTCTGCACTCCAAACACCTTCTCTTAACTCCCTCCAAAACCCATTAACAAAACCTTTCTTATCATTTACCATGCTCAACCTCTTCACTCCACTTCCCTGCCTCGCTGACGTAGCCTCCGACGACGCCGGAAAAATAAACCTGGAATCGGTGCTGGTTTCCATCGACAACTTCTTCAATCGGTACCCGTTTTTCGTCGCCGGTTGCACCTTTATTTGGCTGGTGGTGATTCCTCTGGCGGAAGAGTACTTGAAGAAGTGCAAGTTCGTGTCGGCGATTGACGCGTTCAGGAAGCTCCGCGATGACCCGAATGCGCAGCTGCTGGACATAAGGGACGAGAAGAACGTGAGGTTTCTGAAGTCTTCGAATTTGAAAATGTTCGAGAAGGAAGTGGCGCAGGTCGAGTTCGCTGAGGATGGGAACGAGGACGAGTTTGTGAAGAAGGTGTTGGGGAGGTTCAAGGACGCGCCTAACACTGTTGTATGTGTTTTGGACAG TTTTGACGGTAATTCCATGAAAGTTGCCGAGGTACTGTTCAAGAATGGTTTCAAAGAGGCCTATGCAATCAGAGGTGGAGTTAGAGGCCAGCAAGGTTGGATG GCTATACAGGATTCCCTTTTGCCCCCTTCTGTGCATATAAGGAAAAGGGTAAAAGCTTCAAAGAAACTCAATACAAATGGAAATGGAGCCATCCAGCAAAATGATAGTAACAATAATAGTTCCTTAACCCAAGATAGATCTTCTGTTGAAAACCAAACAACAGACGATGGTCATGTGAAAAGCTCTGTAGAGTTTATTTCAGAAGTGAAAACTGGTTCTGTAGCATCCTCCTCTCCTTATCCCAAT TACCCGGATTTGAAGCCACCATCATCTCCAACTCCGTCAAAGCCACAATAG